Below is a window of Phormidium ambiguum IAM M-71 DNA.
TCGGATAATCCCCAATCTAGCCAAAGTTTAGCATCTGATTCTGAGATTGGTTCGGCTAATTCTCGCACCATTTTGGTTATAGTATTATTAGGTGGATCGGGATTATTGATTTCTTGTTTATAAAAATTGCGCCAAAATTTCTCTTGCAAATAATGACTTTTAATTTCTAAATTAATTAACGCTTGGGCTGCATTATTAGTTCCCGCTAATTCTGCGGCACAACGATCGGCTTCGTATTCATTATTCCTCGCTAAAACAAAGGAATAAGCCCGAAAAAAAGGCTCATACCAATTAAAGAATTTACGAAATAGTAAAGAACCACCTTGACCATTTGATTCAAATCTTTCGACCAAGTTAAACCAAGTATGACGCAGTTGATAAATCCAACCAGAAAAGCGGCTATGATTTCCCGATAAATGTCCTAATTCATGAGCAACAATAGCGCGAAATTGTTCGGGTGAAAGAGATTGCATCAATGGCAATCCTAAAATTAAATAATTTTGTTGCCAACCCACAAATAAAATTCCTAAACGAGGAACTTGTAATACTCCGGCATTTAATTGGCTATCTAAAATAATATGGTGAAATTTAGGGGTTTTTAATGCTGTGGTTAATTCATCAATTAAGGCGAATAATTCTGGTACTTCTTTGCGAGTAAGTTTGACTCCTTTTGGGGTGGCATATCCGGCGTATAATAGTTGCGCGATCGCTAAAACTAAGAAAAAAGAGATTTCTTTTAAGCCTAGAAACCAAAAAATTGTACAAAGCAGGGCAAAAACTAAAAAAATATAACTAAAGCCTAATGCTGCTAGTAATCCTACTCGTAAGTTGTAACCGGATGGGTTAACACGGGCGTATTTTTCTAGTTTTTGAATTAGGGTGTTGAATTCTCGATCGTTCATTCGATATTAGATTTGGGGTTATTTCAGTTAATTTAATCTTTTTTTTGAACCGCAGAGACGCAGAGGACGCAGAGGAGGAAGAAAGAGGAGAAATAGAGGATTAAGCAGTTAAAAAAGTAAAAAATCTTTGTAAAAACCTCTTTCCTTCTAGCTTATTGCAGGGATGCCTAAGCTAAGTCAACCGTTACCATAAAATTTTCTATGCCTGTCCTAGCTCAAAGACGGCTAGATAAGCCAATATAATTAAGGCAACGAAACAAAATTTAAAATTGCTGTTCTATGGCAAGAATCGAAACGAGAACAGAACCAATGGTTCTGAACATGGGACCGCACCATCCCTCGATGCACGGGGTACTGCGGTTGATTGTTACCTTAGATGGGGAAGATGTAGTTGATTGTGAACCTGTAATTGGCTACTTGCATCGCGGCATGGAGAAAATTGCCGAGAACCGCACCAATATTATGTATGTTCCTTACGTTAGTCGTTGGGACTATGCGGAAGGGATGTTCAACGAAGCTGTCAGCGTGAATGCGCCGGAAAAGTTGGCAGGGATTGAAGTTCCCAAACGCGCCAGCTATATTCGGGTGATTATGCTGGAGTTGAACCGCATTGCGAACCATTTGTTGTGGCTTGGGCCATTTTTGGCTGACGTTGGCGCACAAACTCCGTTTTTCTACATTTTCCGGGAACGGGAATATATCTACGATTTGTGGGAAGCGGCGACAGGTTATCGGATGGTGAATAACAACTACTTCCGAATTGGGGGAGTAGCGGTAGATTTGCCTTACGGTTGGGTGGATAAGTGTTACGATTTCTGCGACTACTTTATGCCAGTGGTTGACGAATACGAACGCTTGATTACTGATAACCCGATTTTCCGTCGCCGGACTGAAGGCGTGGGTACTATCACCCGCGAAGAGGCGATTAACTGGGGTCTTTCTGGCCCAACGTTACGCGGTTCTGGCGTGAAGTGGGATTTGCGGAAGGTTGACCACTACGAGTGTTACGATGACTTCGATTGGGAAGTGCATTATGAAAATTCTGGTGATTGCCTCGCCCGTTATTTGGTGAGAATTCGGGAAATGCGGGAGTCGGTGAAGATTATTCGCCAAGCTTTAAAAAATCTTCCCGGTGGGCCTTATGAGAATTTGGAAGCGAAGCGGTTGGCTGGTGGGCCGAAATCTGAGTGGAATGGTTTTGATTACCAGTACATTGGCAAAAAAGTCGCCCCAACTTTCAAAATTCCTAAAGGTGAATACTACGCCCGTGTGGAAAGTGGTAAAGGGGAATTAGGGATTTACCTGATTGGTGATGATAATGTGTTCCCTTGGCGCTGGAAGATTCGCGCTGCGGATTTTGTCAATCTGCAAATTCTGCCTCACCTGTTAAAGGGTGTGAAGGTTGCTGATATTGTGGCAATTTTGGGCAGTATCGACATTATCATGGGTTCGGTAGACCGTTAGAGAAGGCAGAAGGCAGAAGGAAAGAAGACTTAGACAAGGCTTTTTCATTTGTTGTTCTCTGTATACTTAATTTCTGTCATACTGCACTAGAAAGATTTGATTTGTAGGGGCGGGTTTAGTCAATAAGTTTCTGTAGATTGACAGAAAAGATGATAATAAAACCCGCCCTAGATAATGGTTGTTAGGGCGGGTTTTGTTGGAATTTTTCGGCTAGGATGAGAGACTTGTCTGCTAAACCCGCCCCTACAAATTCACACTAATTATTTTTATGGATGATTCTAACTTAAGTTTGCCAGAGGCGATAAGCTTAACGGCACGCTACGCTATCGCAAATCAAATCACTTCTCATCCCCAACAACGCATTACTTTTGCCGAATTCATGAACTTGGCACTTTATCACCCGGAATACGGCTACTATGCTACAA
It encodes the following:
- a CDS encoding NAD(P)H-quinone oxidoreductase subunit H translates to MARIETRTEPMVLNMGPHHPSMHGVLRLIVTLDGEDVVDCEPVIGYLHRGMEKIAENRTNIMYVPYVSRWDYAEGMFNEAVSVNAPEKLAGIEVPKRASYIRVIMLELNRIANHLLWLGPFLADVGAQTPFFYIFREREYIYDLWEAATGYRMVNNNYFRIGGVAVDLPYGWVDKCYDFCDYFMPVVDEYERLITDNPIFRRRTEGVGTITREEAINWGLSGPTLRGSGVKWDLRKVDHYECYDDFDWEVHYENSGDCLARYLVRIREMRESVKIIRQALKNLPGGPYENLEAKRLAGGPKSEWNGFDYQYIGKKVAPTFKIPKGEYYARVESGKGELGIYLIGDDNVFPWRWKIRAADFVNLQILPHLLKGVKVADIVAILGSIDIIMGSVDR